The Alnus glutinosa chromosome 8, dhAlnGlut1.1, whole genome shotgun sequence DNA segment TTAGAGATGAATGGGAGGTTTGAAAGATTGATAATTAGCACGCTTATAAACCCAGCTTGGAAACTATGAGAAACCtaataaacatataaaaaattcaaaaaagaaagaatatccAATTAATCCGAAAAGCTTATAAAATGGCAGGAAACTGGACACTTAACGCATATCAAGCTAAGAAATGATAACAAAAAGTTTACTACATTTTTATGATCTGCTTTCATAACACAAAGTTTATATTGGAAAGAGACAAAAATTAACTTGCTTACTAACCCAGATTATATAAAGGTAAATTATACCATACATCCCTGTGTTTAGGACCGTTTCTAACTAGGATCCCTCAGTCTTTTAACTATTCTAAGCACATCCCTTGAAGTAACCCAATTTCAAATCCACTCTTCCATCCCATTCCAGTCTGATTTACCAAAGAGAAttagttcttctttttttttttttgttcttttttctgtttcaaTTGTGCCCACAGCCAAACCCAATATTTCCACTGTTCATCGGCAAAGAAACCAATCGGCGTTCAACTCTGCTCACCCATAAACCACACGCCGCCAAAGACTAACCACAACCAGCGAttacattctttcttttttctttgggtttaaATAAGCAAACAAATTAAGCTTTTATCCAACATAGCAACAGATAAATTCCCAACCGTAAAATCCAAGCAAGctatcattataaatttataagcaTAAATGCATATGGGTCATCAACAATTTGTTCTAAACAAAGCCCACACTCTTTGcagataacaaaacaaaattggtgacAGAAACCAAACAATGCAACTACGACCCAGATGAGAAAAAGTAGCAAAGAAAAGTTTGACCAGAAGAGAGAGTTGTAGGCACGTACGGTTCGTCTACGATCTGAAACGCCGATCTGTCTTCTGCGTTTGttggagagaagagagagagaggtagttttgggtttttcttcgTATCAAAATTCAGAGTCCTCGAGAAACACGGAATACACAAGACTGCGTTTCGGTACCGATAAAAGTACGAACTGGATTCCGTCGGCATCGTTTTGGTTGGGGTAGCTGCGTGAGGTAGTTGGTTACGGTCGGCATAGTTACCCAAATACTCTTTGTTTCCAATCACAATTACTCAATTGCCATacatttttttggataattgcaccgttggtccctgtggtatactataattatttttcattccttatagtttaaaaagttcatgggaggtcctcgtgatatgcaataattgcAAATCGATCCccggcgtcaaattctgttaaattttttaacagattccgtcaaatgccacgtcagcgacacgtgtcgtcaataagatgacgacatatgtccaccgtaataaaaaaaatataaatttttttaaaaaaataaaaatacttattttttaaaaaaaaattcaaaaaaattcaaaaaaaaaaaactgaaggggccggccacccccagtggctgcagggggtggccggctccttcggtcttttttgttttgttttttttttttgaattttttttattttttattttaaaaaaataagtatttttatttattttttaataaatttatatatttttattacggtagacacgtgtcgccatcttattggcgacacgtgtcgctgacgtggcatttgacgaaatctgttaaaaaagTTAATAGAATTTGACACAGGGATCGATTTgcaattattgcatatcacgagaacctcccatgaactttttaaaccatagggagtgaaaaataattatggtataccacatataccacagggaccaatagtgcaattattcctacattttttttacccctttttcacttttaattcaaatgtttaaaaattgactATATATCCTAACGAAGTTTTGGAAATTCTCAATGCAACACATCTgttaactattttcttttttctttttttggcaaaaaataacTCACGTGCGCCACACGTGTTTTTTCATGTAAACTTTTCAAAATTGCGTAACCTGTACgcattaaattttcaaaataactctattttttttaaaaaaaaaaaaaaaaaaaaaaacaaaatattgggGGTTTTACGAACACCCAGTTTGAGAAGTCAAATAATTACGGAAGTGGTTACattgaaaattattgaaaaattttaGAAACTTGGTTGAGGTATATACCGTATAttgtcaatttttaaacattaaaaagaatataaaaaaaagtggtaaaaccttttctgtttttttttttttaaggggtaaaatatatttttccttttattttggaTTGCGGCCTTATTTggcaaacaacaaaaaaaaaaattttactttagtTGTATATTTCTCAATTCTTAATAacaatcaatatcaaaatattttgacttttttttactatttatatcatatcaataattttttattactattcaaataaaaaaaaactactacaaTATAAAaacttttacttttctattaaaaaaaaaaaaaaaaaaaaaaatttactttatatcacatttatcaatttttactatttttactaACTTCAAAATGAAAGacctattattttgttttacacGGTATTTTACCAAAGAAGGCCGCAATTCTAAGAACTCGCCGGCACGATATGCTAGGATGAGACGTGGGGCCATGACGGCCTCTGTTGGGGATCCAATCAGCACGCAACAAGCCCAAGGACTATAAGGAGCATCAAAATTTAGCTTAGGTgctgaaaaaagaaattataaaagaattacAACACATGCGTcgttttttccctttttcaacGAACACTTAGAAATAAACTATCGAAAAATGTCcgcctaataacaaaaatactcttcttaaaattattattttttaaaaaattatttaaaaaaaatataaaataacaaaaaattatacaaattttttttttttttttttttttaatttatatagacatttttgtcttattgaaaaaatgcattgtcatttttatctttttgttaatCTTACAGAGAATATTGATATGTTTTTGTAGTTTGAGGTGAGACACTAACATAATTAGTAGTTTAGAAAgaacattaacaattaagtagTAATTTgagataatataaatattttttcctaaatattataattgttttaCAACACCTAAATCAATTCCATCCGTTGTTACCATGTTAGTAGTCCAACAGGCCAGTTCACTCCTTCATAGAACCGGCCCTCTTGCTGTCAACTTTATTGATTATTTGATGCTTCCTCAAGATAATAGGATCAGAATTTCCTACCCATTCCAAATAAGTGAGCCCTGCACCTCGAATTGACGTGCTATTCAAATAGCCAAGTAAAGGAGATTCTTATTCTAAAATACATCCACACCTTTATATTGCataacccctctctctctctctctctctctctcctaaaTTGAAATTGATTACACACATATATAGACTTAGATTTATATGGATTGATCTGAAACAACTGTAAAAACATAATTGAAATGGTGGGTCTGAAAGAACGCGGAGAATGAAGTGAGCAGATAAATCATGTTACCGTACTGTGGCAGCTGTACAGTTGGAATAGGAAAGATTAAAATTGCAATTTCATTCTTCCTATAAAAATCTAAACACTAAGCTATGTTGTGAACAAATAAATTTGATCAATTTAAGATCTTTTACAACAAAATTCTGGCAAAGAAAACTTCGCTGGAAGGGCAGATTTATAACCAACTTGCATTCACGGCTCATCTGTGAAAAGGAAGCACTAGctattgttcttgttcttgtgaAAGCCAGCTTTCCTCAACTTAATGGCATTGACTTCCCGTTGCCATATGGATGATGGATCTGATGGACAAGCGTCTCCGGCAATTGCTTCGTAgcctagaaaaaaaatatgcaaagaagGTGAATCTAAAACCCAGAACGTACGTTGTACATAATGATAAAGATACAAGACTTCATTTCATGATAACGTACCTGGAAGTGTCTCATGTGCAAGATCGGTTCACACCCAACATCTGCAACTGAATTTCCATTAGGGGTTTGGAATTTAAATCTCTCTGCTTCGTATGCCGTCAGAATATTTTTCTCGTCGGGTAGTTGGTGGCAAACTTTTAGAAGTGAGCTTAGAGAATTCATCTGGCAAATGACAGTTAAAACAAGATGAGAAGAAGCCCAAACTTCAAGCATCACTTTGAAAATAATTAGACGAAAGAGCTGAAGGGTGGGCTTCTGAATCTCATTTATTCTAGAAACCCTGAAGCCCTTCCCCAAGCGTTACTGTGTTTTAGGCACAGAACATTTTGCCCGTATTCCTAGTCTTTCTGAGAAAATGTATATCATTGTAAACCGCATAGCCTAGTTTGAGGTGTACAGCCCGCCCAAAATGCAATGGCAAACAATATACATGCTTGCATGCACATTGAGACATGCAGCAGATAGTCTAATCTGATAATAGAAAGAAACAATGAAATCTATGCAGTTAAAAGCACTACATGCTCACCTTCATGTATGGACAGGATGCACAGCCTCCATTGATAGAACATCCCTCTCCACTAGCCACTCCAGGTATAACAGGTAGGATAATGTCACCCATTTTAACCGACGATTTTGATGATGTACTTGTCATTGAGTCTGATGAAACTGGAAACACTATTTCAACCTTGATTTTTGCAGAGGGCGATCCAGAACCTAACAAATTGCGAACTGCTGCAACAATTGAAGTCACCATTCCGGTTTCTGTTCCTAATACAAATTGGAGGTGGTCATTGACATTTCTATCTAAAGCCTCCTGAACCCTCTGTTTTATAAAATCTAGTATGCTTTGGGTGGAACCAACAATGCCCATTCCTCTTCTCTTTGCTTCCATTGCCAAAGAAAACATTTCTCCAGGGACCTCAAAATGAGCAGTAAGGAATGCATCACAGTACATTTCATTTATCTTCTCTACAACTTCATGTCCAAATAGGTGATGTACAATGCACGTTCCTTCCTGATATGAGAACATATAATCagcatataaaataaaaaagcagtCCTAGGGTCCATATCTGTAAAGGCAAGATTAAACAAAGAATAATGATATACTGTTGTTTTGCTAGCTATGTTTACAAATGTTAGCCAATGAAAGAGTAGCAGAGATGGCAAATTAGAAGCAACGTTTTACCAATTATTGAGTAACATCACTGGAAATAGTCCTATGCTCTGAAACTATGAGCCCGGCAATAGTACTTATTAGCTATTAGCAAttatagatttatttttattcacagTATGCTTTCCTTCATGTAGGTGAAGTTGGTCAAGAGAGACTACCATGTACTAAAGCTCAATCACCAGAAAGCAAAGCAGATCATCAACTGGGAACAAATTCCTTTGTTAACAAATATTCATGTGATGGCCAATCATTTTTTCTATATGCATCAATTATATTACGTCCCCTATATTGTACTATCTCTATACAGTGAAAtggcaaacaaacaaacattatATAGTTACCATGCCATGAATTGGATAAATTTGCATTACTAGGAAGTTAAAAATactgtattaaaaaaatagatacaaAAGCCTTGGGATTatgacgaagaagaagaataaaaaaagaaaccaaacaaagGCAAATCCAGGTTTCATGGATGCATCAGAGGAATAGTGTCAGCACCCAGTTAATATACAAAGTATTACTATGTCTAAGTTATAATGCCATAAATGCAAATAAACTCGATTCCACCTTGACTCCCCAAAAAACAAATTTACCTCATAATGGTGCAGGCGAGGTAATAACGATGCAATAGAGTCTCTACAGTGTCCTGGATGTATTTCAGCTATTTCTTCATCAGTCATCTTGCTCATCTGCTGGAACAACTCTTTAATATTTGCACCCATATAGGAATCAGGCCCATACCAAACATTTAAATCTGGCACTTGATTGAAAGCCTGCAGAAATATAAGTGACTTGCATTAAAGGAACTAGATTCCTACAAGGGTTGAAACCTTGAGACGCTTGATGCATTAGTATAAGCATTAGAAATGCAGGGAGGTGGATGAATACACACTCGTATTACTACCAACCTGCAGAATGGTTTGCACAACATTTGAAGAAGTACAGGTAATTGTTGGCACAAGCTCATGAGCATATGCTTTTGTCTCTAGTGAAGTATTAATGTAGATGACATGCAAACCAGGCGGAGACCTAGAGGCTGCCTCAAGATAATTCATATATGAAGTGGTAGCTGCTGCATCTGCCAAGGAACAACCAATGCGTTCATTTGACATCCTGTATACACCAACCTGCACATAAATACCACAAAGCGAAAAATTATCATGAATTGCTTCTTCAAGAATACAGCTAAATCTATTATGTTTAAAACATGCTTCATTTAATCCTGGCACAAAAGTTGACAGGTAACGACATAAAAGGAACAAGCATTCTGCCATTAGAACTGCTCATCATCAAATATAGAGATATTTGAGCCCTTGATTTGCAGCAGACTAGGTATAGAAGAAGAATGTTCTATAAAAAAGATTAGCAAAATCGCTTATGAATTAAGCACTATTAAGCCATCAATTCATATAGCATGATTAGCACCCTCATTTTGATAGTCAAAATCCTGGGCTTGTCCATGCACAAGTACGCCTCAAAACCTCTCAAACTCATGCACAGCCTAGAGTCTGATCCCAAATTCTAGTTAATAAGTATGATGCTGATCGATCATTGGAACCAGATGCataacaattaaatattttgctTACATACTTCCTATCTAAAAATAACAAActgcaaaataaaaagaaatgaggAAAAAGACTTACATCTCCAAAGCCAGCCTGATCAAGGATTGCACGCACATTTTCTGACATAAAATCTACACCCAAAACTGTAATGAATTGGCATCCAGCTTTTGCCATCTTGACAGCCGCATCTGCCATTACCAATGAATCAGAAATATGAATGTGCGGCCAATGTTTCTGAGCAGCAGTCAAGATGCCTTGGACTTCAGGATCCATGTAAAAATGTGCAACAACAccaattttcttctcctttagCATGTTGACAAGTTCCTTAACCCTAAACTCATCAGGGAACAAATATCTTGCCTGCAATTAAACTACAAAGGAACTTAGAACTTTAATACTGCCAGGAATCATGAGATATAACACAAAGTAAGTAAACAAATATCTATCAGCAATTAAGATTCTACTTTTGCCTCTTAGGGCAAGCACAGCATTATAAAGCTCAAATGAAGATCTTCCTTCATCACAAGAAAGGTACCATTATGCCATGCAAGTGGACGTGACTATAAGCAGTCTCCCACGACCAtcagctaaaaaaaaattggggggggtAGGAGAGAGATATTTTGTGCATCAATGCATATAAAGGGGTAACCTTATCAGGTAAGacattctttcttttatatatataagtaaaagcAAGTTACATACTTCATTATATAaattacgattttttttttaatttcctagTCCCAGATGACACATATgacatgaattttttaatttttttttttccacttactTAAAATCCCAAGGAAGAGTCTAGCATCACCAAATACGGAACTCAGCTAGGCATGACATTGGAACTTCTAAATGGTGACACTACAAGCTTCTTTAAGAAGTCTTGGTTTAGATTTGAGCTGAGAACATCAGATCCTCACAAAATAGCAGGCGATAACTAGAATGTCCTCTGTTCCCATCATTTCAGACAGATAAGCATCTTTGCATTCTAATTTGAGTTGAGACAAATACTTCAGCTTGatagccaataaaataaaacaaaataacttCAACAGCATTGTGCATGGGGACACAAAACCAGATAATTGCGGTCGAAGAAATGGGattatgtaattaaaaaactggCCATAGAATGAACAGATACCCAAATGCTGGGGCAACTTTGATCACTTTGTCAGGAAATGATTGAAATaaagagaacaaaagaaaaaggtttcattataaaaataaactatGATCCAGCATCACCAAATGTTACCCAGGTTTTAAGAATTGTTGAcgtaatatatatttttaataggtaagaATTGTTGACCTAATATAGATTTTATGCATATAAAAGATGTCCCAGATAACCTACAGACCATATATGCCGGGGCGGAGCCACAGCATACCTTGGGGGGTCCATGGCAACCCCAAGGATTTTAGAAagccttataaattttttttctatatatattatggcCTTATAAGGGCCCCGGCAAGATGAAATGGTGTGAAGGCTTGAAACTTGAAACTTGAAAATGTGGCAGAGCCGTAGAGGATCTGATTCGTGAGAGGGGCAGAGAAAGATTGAGAGGCTAAGAGAGTCAGAGTAACTGAGAAAGACTTGAAACTTGACTGGTAGTGGGTGTGAAGGTAAAAAGTTGAAGTCATGAGGTGTGAGGTGAGGGCCAGATTCGTGAAGATCGGAAGGAACTAGATTACTACTCTACTAGAACCATTTTATCTTCTTCATAGACTCATAAAGAAACTAGTAACTAACGAACAAAAAAGGGCCAGCTTCCAGTCAACTAGTcaagttgagaaaaaaaaaaaacaaaaagaactatGTAGAAAGTTGGTCTATATAATCGTAGATGATAGAACTCTCTATAAACTAGTATGTAacactaaaacttaaaaacttagtatttatataataatattgaagTTAATTAGTGTGATGAAATTTATTAGTGTAGTAgtgcaaaaatttatttggcaAGGAGAAAACTAGGCAGACCTTTTTCAACCGAAGTACTAATTAAAATGCAACaccttgattttttcttttagaaaataaaataaaattagataaattcttttttattgtgttctatccttttcttctcctatttcattttttgtttttattatttgtagcATTCAACTAACACCTGATtgtgtttggtttgttttcaagaaatctCTCAAGATAATGTTAATTCCCTAAAATTTACCAATTTTTCTTAGACCCTATTAATTGTGCTTAATTTATTTAGCCATtagttaatattattatgtattTGTGATGCCGTTAAATTAAGCTTTTGAatagtttctttgattttaggatttttttttttttttttttttgctaatttgatttttgtataaatgcacacgcacacacataaatgaaatatatatacataaatccggaccaccccccctcccccccccccacccccccaaaacAAAATTTCTTAGCTCCGCCCCTGCATATATGAGTATGAACTAACTGAAATTATGCAGATCAAGGACGCTATTAGCAAACTCTAGTCGCAAAAGCCCCGTTTTTTTCACTTGACTTCCATCACAACCcaatcctattaaaaaaaaaaagcaatactATTCCTTTTGAAACTAACATCGGTCATCAGTCAATTGTCTATCAATAACCCACAAATAATTCCGAACAACACAACCAAAATTCAACTTTCTACGATCACATAATTCACATTTCACACAAAAAACCCGCAAGCAAATAAAACCAGACACGAATTACCACAAACCTGAGCCTCAGCATAGCTCCCCTTGGGTTCTACCCCGTCCGCCGTCACCACCAGCGACGGGAACGGCTCGAAAGGCGGAACCTTTCCGTCGCGCTCCGCCACCAACGCTCTGGTCCTCTTCTGCATGGTGACCAGCACATTGTGCCACGTGTTAACTCTGGACCTCTCTCTCCCGGGCACTCCCACATTCAAATCCGCCAAATCCTCGGTCGTCACCTTCATCACCTCCTCCGGGGCCGCACCGTCGAGAACCCAAACCAGGCACGAGCAGAACCCCTTTGTGATCTCAGAATCACTATCGGCGACGAACCGTACCTTCCCGTTCTGGTCCAATCGGGCCTGGAGCCAGACCCGGGCCGTGCAGCCCATGACCCGGTTGGAGTCGACCCGGGCCGCGTCGTCCATCGGAGGGAGGATTGTCGCGTAGTGGAGCAAGCGCTTGACGCGGTCGATGGGCTCGGAGAGGGACTGGAACTCAGAGACGAGGGAACGGAGCTTCGAGGAGACGAGGTGGGAGGTCTGCGAGGGAGAGAAGGTAACGGCGGAGCAGGCGAACGGGGAGCTAGGGTTTCGTGGTTGATTGGGTTTCACAGGGTTCGAGTCCGGTGGTGGAGACTGAATGCATTTGAGGGACTTGTAGAACAACAAGGAAGATTGGGGTCTGTGGAAATGGAGGCGTAAATTGAAAGGGAGAGATTTGTAATTAGCGTTAGGGTTTGGGCTTgtagagaagaaggaagaagaagaggatctCATGGCCATGGTTGCAGAGGAGTCCATTGCTCTGCGTTCGTCTGTCCCTTTTacgtgtttgtgtttgtgtttgtgtttgtgtttgtgtttatgtcggggagagagagagggtgtaTGGGCCTAACAGAGATGTGTGGAGTGAATggaggaagagaggagagaaaagcagagcctttaaaagaaaaaggaggaaaaaactGAGGAGAAGACCGAAGAGGCGGGCAGGACTCAGGAGGAAACTACGCGCGAAGAAGAGAGACGTCTTGAAAATGAAAAGGATCGGATTCAGGGCCAAGGGGGATGTGGAATCGTGGATTGCATTCATGGCCATTGGTCCAACTTTGCTTTTCCATTTAAGAGCACCACTcgccatttatttttttattttatttttattttttttgtctttttagtgCAAAAGCATACTGGCCatgcactttttatttttcacacgGAAATTGAACTTAGTTTTAATCacgtcaacaaaaatttaaataaaaaaataaaaaataaaataaaataaaataaaaaaaattgtaaaagcaAAATATGGTCCACCGGGTTTTCATGCGTATCAAAACATTTCAGAATCTGATAAATTGGTCCTTTCGACTTTTGAAGGTTATGAGATTGAGACAAGTTACGTATTCATCTTCAAATCATTTTCTATCATTTCTATataatcaagttttaaattgattattgaatttgtgaaatttaatacTCACTTTGaatctcataaattcaataataaatttaaaaacaagtAGGACGTAGATTTGTATAATTTCTTTATGAGATTAGTGCTTCTGGCTTATTGCCATGGGCCTCATTTGTcacttgtaaaaaataaatattactcaTTGAAAAACATTGCCATGACATGACCTCGATATGTGGGCCCAACCTCGTATTTGAGCTCGAAATCCCCGACATCAGCTAGAAGAAACTCCTCCTCGACCTCAATCTCAATCTCAAAAGGCTTTTGGCGCAGCAACGAGGGATCTACCGGTGAGTCTTATAGGATCTTtctggtgatttttttttaataattttgacttttgataCTCTTGTTCTTGCTATGACCCTGTGGTGACTGGTAATTTTCGATCTATTTCGTTGATTTGGAGGTGCGTTTGTGTTAGAAATGAGATTAAATCTTGGGGAATTCTTGTTGAGTCGTGTGTTTCGTAGCTTGTTCCTTGAGACTCTCTTTGAATTTTGGATGCTTTGGACAATGCTTGACTACCTTGGCGTTTCAAGGGTTTGCTTTTTTCTGTCTTGAAATATTTTGGGAAAATCCAAGATCTCGTGCCATTGTACAGTTGGTGTTCAGAactttttggtttgatttcgTCAGTTTTGGTGTTGgattttctgtttggttgctgagagaggaagaaaaatatgaaaaattttctttttttttttttctttctttcttttgtacaaTAACGTTAAAAATTCATGCCGTTGTGTTAAAAGGACGTAAAATTAACGTCGTTTTTTGTACAAACGACGTTAAAAATCATATCGTTTAACAAAATGACGTAAACCATTTTATGTCGTTTGAACACAAACGAAGAAAATTTCCGTCGTTTCTTGTAACAAAGGCCGTTAAAATTTTTTCTCGACCCCAACATTTGCGACCGATGAAAAACGAAATGAAAAAAAGGACATCAACTGATTGACGTCATTCTTTTCACTATTTACATCGTTTAAAACACGACACCAAACATGCGtcattcttctcttttttgttgtaaaattaaagaaaataacaagacaagataaatagattataatatgaaaaataagttttttaataactatATATGATTATTCTCTATTATTGTGTATCTTTACATACAACTCAACACTCTCTTTTATAGGCATGGAATCATaatgggaggttaaggaatatgAAATAGTAATACATGAATTAAAatgctacatcaatgtattataTGAATGTTATGAAATTCTAAAAGATAACATGAATGTATAGAATTCCAATAGATAAAACTAAATAGTCCTCCACCAAATACATAAATGCattcataacatttttttatttttctttctttacgaTAGTGTCTCTATATGTGGAATACCCTTTTGACATTCGGAGGCTTCCCCATATGGGCCATATTCATATCCATATCCATATTCGGGCCATGCTATATATTGCTATTgttatatttttgtctttcaagTCTTTTAGGGGGCCCTATTCTATTAGTTCTATTTTTCTTAGTCTCCTTGGCTTCTTCAAAAGCTGGTTATGAATCGAAATTAATATGAGTGCCTTCAG contains these protein-coding regions:
- the LOC133875279 gene encoding quinolinate synthase, chloroplastic; translated protein: MDSSATMAMRSSSSSFFSTSPNPNANYKSLPFNLRLHFHRPQSSLLFYKSLKCIQSPPPDSNPVKPNQPRNPSSPFACSAVTFSPSQTSHLVSSKLRSLVSEFQSLSEPIDRVKRLLHYATILPPMDDAARVDSNRVMGCTARVWLQARLDQNGKVRFVADSDSEITKGFCSCLVWVLDGAAPEEVMKVTTEDLADLNVGVPGRERSRVNTWHNVLVTMQKRTRALVAERDGKVPPFEPFPSLVVTADGVEPKGSYAEAQARYLFPDEFRVKELVNMLKEKKIGVVAHFYMDPEVQGILTAAQKHWPHIHISDSLVMADAAVKMAKAGCQFITVLGVDFMSENVRAILDQAGFGDVGVYRMSNERIGCSLADAAATTSYMNYLEAASRSPPGLHVIYINTSLETKAYAHELVPTITCTSSNVVQTILQAFNQVPDLNVWYGPDSYMGANIKELFQQMSKMTDEEIAEIHPGHCRDSIASLLPRLHHYEEGTCIVHHLFGHEVVEKINEMYCDAFLTAHFEVPGEMFSLAMEAKRRGMGIVGSTQSILDFIKQRVQEALDRNVNDHLQFVLGTETGMVTSIVAAVRNLLGSGSPSAKIKVEIVFPVSSDSMTSTSSKSSVKMGDIILPVIPGVASGEGCSINGGCASCPYMKMNSLSSLLKVCHQLPDEKNILTAYEAERFKFQTPNGNSVADVGCEPILHMRHFQATKQLPETLVHQIHHPYGNGKSMPLS